Proteins co-encoded in one Dreissena polymorpha isolate Duluth1 chromosome 12, UMN_Dpol_1.0, whole genome shotgun sequence genomic window:
- the LOC127853826 gene encoding uncharacterized protein LOC127853826, which translates to MYCCKQESSFERRKTIKAERVVIDYPVRTAQAVVIDYPVRTAQAVVIDCPVRTAQSVVIDYPVRTAQSVVIDYPVRTAQAVVIDYPVRTAHAVVIDYPVRTAQAVVIDYPVRTAQSVVIDYPVRTAQSVVIDYPVRTAQSVVIDCPVRTAQSVVIDYPVRTAQSVVIDYPVRTAQSVVIDCPVRTAQAVVIDYPVRTAQAVVIDYPVRTAQAVVIDYPVRTAQAVVIDYPVRTAQSVVIDYPVRTAQSVVIDCPVRTAQAVVIDYPVRTAQSVVIDYPVRTAQSVVIDYPVRTAQAVVIDYPVRTAQAVVIYYPVRTAKSVVIDYPVRTAQSVVIDYPVRTAQSVVIDYPVRTAQSVVIDYPVRTAQAVVIDYPVRTAQSVVIDYPVRTAQSVVIDCPVRTAQSVVIDYPVRTAQSVVIDYPVRTAQSVVIDYPVRTAQSVVIDYPVRTAQAVVIDYPVRTAQAVVIDYPVRTAQAVVIDYPVRTAQAVVIDYPVRTAQAVVIDYPVRTAQAVVIDYPVRTAQAVVIDYPVRTALAYIGPH; encoded by the coding sequence ATGTATTGTTGCAAACAAGAGAGTTCCTTTGAAAGAAGaaaaaccataaaagcggaaagagtcgtcatTGATTACCCTGTACGTACTGCACAGGCAGTCGTCATTGATtaccctgtacggactgcacaggcagtCGTCATTGATTgccctgtacggactgcacagtcaGTCGTCATTGATtaccctgtacggactgcacagtcaGTCGTCATTGATtaccctgtacggactgcacaggcagtCGTCATTGATTACCCTGTACGAACTGCACATGCAGTCGTCATTGATtaccctgtacggactgcacaggcagtCGTCATTGATtaccctgtacggactgcacagtcaGTCGTCATTGATtaccctgtacggactgcacagtcaGTCGTCATTGATtaccctgtacggactgcacagtcaGTCGTCATTGATTgccctgtacggactgcacagtcaGTCGTCATTGATtaccctgtacggactgcacagtcaGTCGTCATTGATtaccctgtacggactgcacagtcaGTCGTCATTGATTGCCCTGTACGTACTGCACAGGCAGTCGTCATTGATtaccctgtacggactgcacaggcagtCGTCATTGATtaccctgtacggactgcacaggcagtCGTCATTGATtaccctgtacggactgcacaggcagtCGTCATTGATtaccctgtacggactgcacagtcaGTCGTCATTGATtaccctgtacggactgcacagtcaGTCGTCATTGATTGCCCTGTACGTACTGCACAGGCAGTCGTCATTGATtaccctgtacggactgcacagtcaGTCGTCATTGATtaccctgtacggactgcacagtcaGTCGTCATTGATTACCCTGTACGCACTGCACAGGCAGTCGTCATTGATTACCCTGTACGTACTGCACAGGCAGTCGTCATTTATTACCCTGTACGGACTGCAAAGTCAGTCGTCATTGATtaccctgtacggactgcacagtcaGTCGTCATTGATtaccctgtacggactgcacagtcaGTCGTCATTGATtaccctgtacggactgcacagtcaGTCGTCATTGATtaccctgtacggactgcacaggcagtCGTCATTGATtaccctgtacggactgcacagtcaGTCGTCATTGATtaccctgtacggactgcacagtcaGTCGTCATTGATTgccctgtacggactgcacagtcaGTCGTCATTGATTACCCTGTACGTACTGCACAGTCAGTCGTCATTGATtaccctgtacggactgcacagtcaGTCGTCATTGATtaccctgtacggactgcacagtcaGTCGTCATTGATTACCCTGTACGTACTGCACAGGCAGTCGTCATTGATTACCCTGTACGTACTGCACAGGCAGTCGTCATTGATTACCCTGTACGTACTGCACAGGCAGTCGTCATTGATTACCCTGTACGTACTGCACAGGCAGTCGTCATTGATtaccctgtacggactgcacaggcagtCGTCATTGATTACCCTGTACGTACTGCACAGGCAGTCGTCATTGATtaccctgtacggactgcacaggcagtCGTCATTGATTACCCTGTACGTACTGCACTGGCTTATATTGGTCCACACTGA